AGGAAAAGGCAATGGCCAGAAAGCAGACGAGCAGGACGCCCACTTCCAGAATATGGGGTTTGCGTACCGCGCTTTCTTGTTGTGTCGTCATACGGTGCTCCTTGGCCCCGCAGGGGGGAGGGTCCAGGGTGGATAGGCCGGGAGAAATCGGCCGCTGATAACAAGCGCTCTCGCCCGACGTTTACTTAGCTTGTCAGAATTGAACAGGTGCCCGGGTTCGTCAATACGGCGGAAGGGGTAGCCAGGGCAGTCGCCGCCGGATTATGGCCGGAGGCGCCGGGGCCGGCCGAAGAGGGGGGCGAGTTAAGCCAGCCAGCGGTCCAACCGCTCGGAGAGCGTGCCCAAACCGTCCTTTTTCAGCGCCGAAAACAGCTGCACCGTCACCAGGTCTTCCCATTCGACCAGCTGATGGCGGACTTTCTGCAGCGACGCGTTGGCGGGGCCCTTTTTCAGCTTGTCGGCCTTGGTCAAGAGGATGTGCACCGGCAGGTCGCGCTCGTCGGCAAAGCCCAGCAGCAGCTGATCGAATTCGGTCAGCGGGTGGCGGACGTCCATCATCAGCACCAGGCCGCGCAGGCTCTGGCGCTGATAGAGATAGTCGGACAGGTGCGCCTGCCATTCGCGCTTGACCGCGTCGGGCACTT
This DNA window, taken from Halomonas piscis, encodes the following:
- the yihA gene encoding ribosome biogenesis GTP-binding protein YihA/YsxC, translating into MPASPQALNYATARFMKSAPTLAQCPPDSGAEVAFAGRSNAGKSSAINALTRQKALARTSRTPGRTQLINSFSLMGNEALRLIDLPGYGYAKVPDAVKREWQAHLSDYLYQRQSLRGLVLMMDVRHPLTEFDQLLLGFADERDLPVHILLTKADKLKKGPANASLQKVRHQLVEWEDLVTVQLFSALKKDGLGTLSERLDRWLA